The proteins below are encoded in one region of Flammeovirga kamogawensis:
- a CDS encoding glycosyl hydrolase family 95 catalytic domain-containing protein gives MKTYYQLLLLICVFGLFSFHQPKGEIENTQKNSIPDKVVIYKTIDNIDLKLHFFYPPNHKVTDNTTALLFFHGGGWNGGAPSQLYAQSAYLASRGLVVVSAQYRVNKANGTSPQECVKDGKSAMRWLRTHATDYGINADKILAGGGSAGGHVAAALATVKGFNEVGEDTTVSCIPEALVLFNPAIHNGKEGYGYTRVQEYWESFSPYHNIDKTTPPTVILLGTEDRVFKPALAKEFKKNMEENGVRCDLILYQDQEHAFFNKDMNLEMHYQTMIDADKFLISLGYLKGEPRTLTSFLAEHKEENALRLWYDKPAKDWQSEALPIGNGYMGAMFFGGTNKEQIQFSEGTLWSGGAGSNDNYNFGVRKDAWKHLDAVRKLLDEGKFDEAHTLAQKELTGVLHKSENDLSSFGDYGAQQTMGDWMITVDHAEEVENYKRVLDIEKAEGYITYNIGDNQYKRTYFGDYPSKLMVYKLESDLPENYSISFQTPHQKNKETFKKNLYSFQGEVKDNGMQFETCLKIESDGKTKFVDNKITIENATYVVAYHVASTEYLNKFPTYKGNDFITENKHVLHRLKEKSFEEIQKEHRLDYQNLYERVDFDLGYKQGEEIPTDQRLLAYSKGNNDYWLEQLYFQFSRYLMISSSRPGTMPMHLQGKWNNSTNPAWACDYHMNINQQMLYWPAEVVNLSECEEPLNDYIESLVEPGKITAKEFFNARGWTVSTMNNPFGYTSSGWGFPWGFFPGGAGWISQHLWEHYEFTQDEAFLKNQAYPIMKEAALFWVDYLTENENGLLVSTPSYSPEHGGISKGAAMDHQIAWDLMSNCIAACEVLETDADFKKEIIAVRNKIASPTIGSWGQLQEWMEDVDDPNNKHRHVSHLYALHPGKQISLEKTPEWAEATRVSLNARGDNGTGWSLAWKVNFWSRLKDGDRAYKLYRRLLQPIGFGDESTHASGTYANLFCGHPPFQLDGNMGGAAGMAEMLLQSQTGTLEILPALPQAWKKGNIKGLKARGGYTVDMSWKNGKLKTLSITAIKNGPCTLLYNGKKIVKDLVAGETVEVKF, from the coding sequence ATGAAAACATACTATCAACTTTTATTATTAATCTGTGTATTTGGATTATTTTCATTCCATCAACCTAAAGGTGAGATAGAAAACACACAGAAAAATAGCATACCAGATAAAGTAGTGATTTATAAAACTATTGATAATATAGATTTAAAATTGCACTTTTTTTATCCTCCGAATCATAAAGTAACAGACAACACTACTGCCTTGTTATTTTTTCATGGAGGAGGTTGGAATGGAGGAGCACCAAGTCAACTTTATGCACAAAGTGCCTATCTAGCGTCTAGAGGTTTAGTGGTAGTTAGTGCACAGTATAGAGTTAATAAAGCCAATGGTACTTCACCTCAAGAATGCGTGAAAGATGGTAAATCTGCCATGCGATGGCTGAGGACTCATGCTACTGATTATGGAATTAATGCCGATAAAATACTTGCTGGAGGTGGTTCTGCAGGCGGACATGTAGCTGCTGCTTTAGCCACTGTAAAAGGATTTAATGAAGTAGGTGAAGATACAACAGTGAGTTGTATACCAGAAGCATTAGTATTGTTTAACCCTGCAATTCATAATGGAAAAGAAGGATATGGTTACACTAGAGTACAAGAATATTGGGAATCTTTTTCTCCTTACCATAACATTGATAAAACAACACCGCCTACTGTGATCCTATTAGGTACTGAGGATAGAGTATTTAAACCGGCATTAGCGAAAGAGTTTAAGAAAAACATGGAAGAAAATGGTGTGCGTTGTGATCTTATTTTATACCAAGATCAAGAGCATGCTTTTTTTAATAAAGACATGAATTTAGAAATGCATTATCAGACCATGATTGATGCAGATAAGTTTCTTATTTCTTTAGGCTATTTAAAAGGAGAGCCTAGAACCTTAACTTCTTTTTTAGCAGAACATAAAGAAGAAAATGCATTAAGATTATGGTACGATAAACCTGCTAAAGATTGGCAGTCTGAAGCTTTGCCTATTGGTAATGGCTATATGGGGGCAATGTTTTTTGGAGGTACAAATAAAGAACAAATTCAATTTTCTGAAGGCACACTTTGGAGTGGAGGAGCTGGCAGTAACGATAATTACAATTTTGGTGTTAGAAAAGATGCTTGGAAACATTTAGACGCAGTCAGAAAGTTATTGGATGAAGGGAAATTTGACGAAGCACATACGTTAGCACAAAAAGAGTTAACTGGGGTACTCCATAAAAGTGAAAATGATTTAAGCAGTTTTGGGGATTATGGGGCACAACAAACTATGGGCGATTGGATGATTACCGTAGACCATGCCGAAGAAGTAGAAAATTATAAACGTGTTTTAGATATTGAAAAGGCAGAAGGTTACATCACTTATAATATTGGTGATAACCAGTATAAGAGAACTTATTTTGGAGATTACCCATCAAAATTAATGGTGTATAAATTAGAAAGTGATTTACCTGAAAATTATAGTATTTCATTCCAAACACCTCACCAAAAAAATAAAGAAACGTTCAAGAAAAATCTTTACAGTTTTCAAGGAGAAGTGAAAGATAACGGGATGCAATTTGAGACTTGCTTGAAGATTGAATCAGATGGTAAGACAAAGTTTGTAGATAATAAAATTACTATCGAAAATGCTACATACGTTGTGGCGTATCATGTAGCTTCTACAGAATACCTAAATAAATTTCCAACCTATAAAGGCAATGATTTTATAACTGAAAATAAACATGTATTGCATCGTTTAAAAGAGAAATCATTTGAAGAAATACAAAAAGAACACCGTTTAGATTATCAAAATCTATATGAAAGAGTAGACTTTGATTTAGGGTACAAACAAGGGGAGGAGATACCTACAGACCAACGTTTATTGGCTTATTCTAAAGGCAATAATGATTACTGGTTGGAACAATTGTACTTTCAATTCAGTCGTTATTTAATGATTTCTTCTTCGAGACCGGGTACAATGCCAATGCATTTACAAGGGAAATGGAACAATTCTACTAACCCTGCTTGGGCATGTGATTACCACATGAATATCAATCAGCAAATGTTATATTGGCCCGCTGAAGTTGTCAATTTGAGTGAGTGTGAAGAGCCATTGAATGATTATATTGAAAGCCTTGTAGAACCGGGTAAAATTACGGCAAAAGAATTCTTTAATGCGAGAGGTTGGACAGTAAGTACAATGAACAATCCGTTTGGATATACTTCTTCTGGATGGGGATTTCCTTGGGGATTTTTTCCTGGTGGGGCAGGTTGGATTTCTCAACATTTATGGGAGCATTATGAATTTACACAAGACGAAGCATTTTTAAAAAATCAGGCTTATCCAATCATGAAAGAAGCGGCCTTATTTTGGGTAGATTATCTTACTGAAAATGAAAATGGTTTACTTGTTTCTACTCCTTCTTACTCTCCAGAACACGGTGGGATTTCTAAAGGAGCCGCTATGGATCATCAGATTGCATGGGATTTAATGAGTAATTGTATTGCAGCTTGTGAAGTACTAGAAACTGATGCAGATTTTAAGAAAGAAATTATAGCAGTAAGAAATAAAATTGCTTCTCCTACTATTGGTTCATGGGGGCAATTACAAGAATGGATGGAAGACGTAGATGATCCAAATAATAAACACAGACACGTTTCTCATCTTTATGCCTTACATCCCGGAAAGCAAATTTCTTTAGAAAAAACACCAGAATGGGCTGAGGCGACAAGAGTAAGTTTAAATGCAAGAGGAGATAACGGAACTGGTTGGTCTTTAGCATGGAAAGTCAACTTTTGGTCACGATTAAAAGATGGTGATAGAGCCTATAAATTGTACAGAAGATTATTACAACCTATCGGCTTTGGAGACGAAAGTACACATGCTTCTGGCACTTATGCCAATTTATTTTGTGGTCACCCTCCTTTCCAGTTAGACGGAAATATGGGTGGTGCTGCAGGTATGGCAGAAATGCTTTTACAGTCTCAAACAGGAACTTTAGAAATACTTCCTGCGTTGCCACAAGCATGGAAAAAAGGGAATATAAAAGGTTTAAAAGCGAGAGGTGGTTACACTGTAGATATGAGCTGGAAAAACGGAAAACTAAAAACATTAAGTATTACAGCAATTAAAAATGGTCCTTGCACTTTACTTTATAACGGTAAAAAAATTGTAAAAGATTTGGTTGCTGGTGAGACTGTGGAAGTGAAGTTTTAA
- a CDS encoding 3-keto-disaccharide hydrolase: MTNFICKLFLLLIITSCTYQEHQKKSLFNGETFEGWEGNNGVFRIENGAIIGGSLDKPLKKTHYLNTAKKYANFKLNLKVKIIDQDSSANAGISFRASRIPNSPHVAAYQADLGYGRAKGMFNFSGEKVKPKNMNQRYPLWGTLVDECREDHFRYPKPKLFPIIFLDVPERELVENTINYGGWNDIEVMANGGEIRIRLNGVETANFIETADVAKEGYICLQAHHGAPFEVHYKDILITEL, translated from the coding sequence ATGACTAACTTTATTTGTAAACTATTCCTACTATTGATAATTACTTCTTGTACTTATCAAGAGCATCAGAAAAAGTCTTTATTTAATGGAGAAACCTTTGAAGGGTGGGAAGGTAATAACGGGGTGTTTCGAATAGAAAACGGAGCAATAATAGGAGGTAGTTTAGATAAACCTCTTAAGAAAACGCACTATTTAAATACAGCTAAAAAGTATGCAAATTTTAAGCTGAATTTGAAAGTGAAAATTATTGATCAGGATTCTTCTGCAAATGCAGGAATAAGTTTTAGAGCGTCTAGAATTCCAAATTCTCCTCATGTAGCAGCTTACCAAGCAGATTTAGGCTACGGTAGAGCAAAAGGAATGTTTAACTTCTCAGGTGAAAAAGTAAAGCCTAAAAATATGAATCAACGTTATCCGCTATGGGGAACATTGGTAGATGAATGTAGAGAAGATCATTTTAGATACCCTAAACCAAAACTCTTTCCTATCATTTTTTTAGATGTGCCTGAACGTGAGTTGGTAGAAAACACGATTAATTACGGAGGATGGAATGATATTGAAGTAATGGCTAATGGTGGAGAAATTCGAATACGTTTGAATGGAGTGGAAACCGCCAACTTTATAGAAACAGCTGATGTTGCAAAAGAGGGCTATATCTGTCTTCAGGCACATCATGGAGCTCCTTTTGAAGTACATTATAAAGACATTTTGATTACAGAATTATAA
- a CDS encoding sulfatase-like hydrolase/transferase, protein MNRLLFLILLFFQGVTLNLYAQDTNKKPNFVIILADDLGYADVGFNGSKQIRTPNIDALAEQGVQCTQAYVSAPVCGPSRAGLITGRNQVNFGFDNNPIVDLPQFDENYVGVPVEEVTIADRLATLGYTNGLIGKWHLGEADQFHPTKRGFHEFWGYRGGGHNYFPTKKNGKGYPYKIESNFKAPQPITYITDDKGDECVDFIKRHKKDPFFLFASFNAPHAPMQATDADLALYEDIKDEKRRTYAAMIHRLDVNVGRIIKELKKQKVYDNTVIVFFSDNGGPCDHNASINAPYNGQKGILLEGGIRVPFVISYPKHLKSGHYDLPVSSLDLVPTFVDLAGGETTKKDKLDGVNIYPYITKKRQGNPHETMMWRFTISAGIRKGNWKLIRLPDRLPLLFNIDKDPSEQNDVAAENRDLVIEMLKELGDWDISCPQMLYMEGNRWRRNQVDLYDAEYQLTQPQSTSKKI, encoded by the coding sequence ATGAACAGACTACTCTTTTTAATCCTCCTATTTTTTCAAGGAGTTACGTTAAACTTATATGCACAAGACACAAATAAAAAACCAAATTTTGTAATTATTCTTGCTGATGATTTAGGGTATGCAGATGTTGGTTTTAATGGCAGTAAACAAATAAGAACACCAAATATTGATGCACTTGCAGAACAAGGAGTTCAATGTACCCAAGCATATGTTTCTGCTCCAGTATGTGGTCCTTCAAGAGCAGGTTTAATAACGGGAAGAAACCAAGTAAACTTTGGCTTTGATAATAACCCAATAGTAGATTTACCTCAGTTTGATGAAAATTATGTAGGTGTTCCTGTAGAAGAAGTAACCATTGCCGACCGACTTGCTACTCTTGGTTATACCAATGGGTTAATTGGCAAATGGCATTTGGGTGAAGCAGATCAATTTCATCCTACAAAGCGTGGTTTTCATGAATTTTGGGGATACCGAGGAGGTGGTCATAATTACTTTCCTACAAAGAAAAATGGCAAAGGTTATCCATATAAAATTGAATCTAATTTTAAAGCTCCTCAACCTATCACTTACATTACAGATGATAAAGGAGATGAGTGTGTAGATTTTATCAAAAGACATAAAAAAGATCCGTTCTTCTTGTTCGCTTCGTTTAATGCTCCACATGCTCCAATGCAAGCAACCGATGCAGATTTAGCATTATATGAAGATATCAAAGACGAAAAAAGACGTACGTATGCGGCAATGATTCACCGTTTAGATGTAAATGTAGGCCGTATCATTAAAGAATTAAAAAAGCAGAAAGTATATGATAATACGGTAATTGTATTCTTTAGTGATAATGGAGGTCCTTGTGATCATAATGCTTCTATCAACGCACCATATAATGGACAAAAGGGAATTTTATTGGAGGGAGGAATTAGAGTGCCTTTTGTTATTTCATATCCAAAACATTTAAAAAGTGGACATTACGATTTACCTGTTTCTTCGTTGGATTTAGTGCCTACTTTTGTGGATTTAGCAGGAGGGGAAACTACAAAGAAAGATAAATTAGATGGTGTAAATATTTACCCTTATATCACGAAAAAGAGACAAGGAAATCCTCATGAAACAATGATGTGGCGTTTTACAATAAGTGCTGGAATTAGAAAAGGAAATTGGAAACTGATTCGCCTACCAGATCGTTTACCATTACTTTTTAATATCGATAAAGACCCTTCGGAGCAAAATGATGTGGCAGCAGAAAACAGAGATCTTGTGATAGAAATGCTAAAAGAACTAGGAGATTGGGATATCTCATGCCCTCAAATGCTTTACATGGAAGGGAATAGATGGAGAAGAAACCAAGTAGATTTATATGATGCAGAGTATCAATTGACACAACCTCAATCTACCTCAAAGAAAATATAA
- a CDS encoding DUF58 domain-containing protein codes for MKFYKQLFFSERFYQVGGITVVLFVLSYFIPLLFGITSLLLLVYVLLTSVDIYLLFSLDKGLHTERSCAERFSNGEENTVTLYTENNSTQSLEIELIDEAPIPFQLRNLHFDFKLPSGDKKSITYTIRPTERGEYFFGDLILFVKSRIGLVRRKVKKEQEIQAVKVYPSFQKLKKFELMAFHTGHMEGGVKKVRRLGQQKEFDQIKEYVAGDDFRSINWKATARSPQLMVNHYQDEKAQQVYAVLDMGRSMKMPFNGMTLLDYSINASLVLLHIAQSKQDLIGISAFNSDSQTTLKAQRKSGQMQHVLEKLYNLSPSYKETDFGVISAHLRSLVKQRSLLIFFTNIPHKESLERKLPYLKRLAKKHLLVVILFEDSEIKSALKKEAESVNDFYLKALQEENILERRVIAKALQQHGIHTILSTPENLTVDTINKYLEIKARGLL; via the coding sequence ATGAAATTTTATAAGCAATTATTCTTTTCTGAACGTTTCTATCAAGTTGGAGGTATAACAGTAGTATTATTTGTACTATCTTATTTTATTCCTCTCTTATTTGGCATAACGTCGCTTTTGTTATTAGTATATGTATTACTAACGAGCGTAGATATCTATCTTCTTTTTTCTCTTGATAAAGGATTACATACCGAACGTTCTTGTGCGGAAAGATTTTCTAACGGAGAAGAGAATACGGTAACACTTTATACAGAAAATAATAGTACTCAATCTTTAGAAATAGAATTGATTGATGAAGCACCAATACCGTTTCAGTTAAGAAATTTACACTTTGATTTTAAGTTGCCTTCGGGTGATAAAAAGTCGATTACGTACACAATTCGACCTACAGAAAGAGGGGAATACTTTTTTGGAGACCTTATTTTATTTGTTAAATCAAGAATTGGTTTAGTAAGAAGAAAGGTGAAGAAAGAGCAAGAAATACAAGCAGTAAAAGTGTACCCTTCTTTTCAGAAACTTAAAAAATTCGAATTAATGGCTTTTCATACAGGCCATATGGAAGGAGGAGTAAAAAAAGTAAGAAGGTTAGGACAGCAAAAAGAATTTGATCAGATAAAAGAATACGTTGCAGGGGATGATTTCCGTTCAATAAATTGGAAAGCCACAGCACGTTCCCCTCAATTAATGGTAAACCATTACCAAGATGAAAAGGCACAACAAGTGTATGCTGTTTTAGATATGGGACGAAGTATGAAAATGCCTTTTAATGGGATGACACTTTTGGACTATTCTATTAATGCAAGTTTGGTTTTACTGCATATTGCACAATCTAAACAAGACCTTATCGGGATTTCAGCTTTTAATAGTGATAGCCAGACGACATTAAAGGCACAAAGGAAATCAGGGCAGATGCAGCATGTTTTAGAAAAACTTTATAACCTTTCGCCAAGTTATAAAGAAACAGATTTTGGGGTGATAAGTGCACATTTAAGAAGTTTAGTAAAGCAACGAAGTTTACTCATTTTCTTTACAAATATACCTCACAAAGAAAGCTTAGAAAGAAAGTTGCCTTATTTAAAAAGGTTGGCTAAAAAACACCTTTTAGTAGTCATTTTATTTGAAGATTCCGAAATAAAAAGTGCATTAAAGAAAGAAGCAGAGTCAGTAAATGATTTTTACTTAAAAGCATTGCAAGAAGAAAATATCTTGGAAAGAAGAGTTATTGCTAAAGCGTTACAACAGCATGGTATCCATACCATTTTAAGTACACCAGAAAACCTAACTGTAGATACAATAAATAAGTATTTAGAGATAAAAGCGAGGGGATTGTTGTAG
- a CDS encoding AAA family ATPase has product MEENAINNFENRIDTSSLIQDLNKLREGISKVVKGQQKTIDLLLTAILADGHVLLEGVPGVAKTLTAKTLSIMIEGEYSRIQFTPDLMPSDVIGTNVYNAASNTFDFRKGPIFGNIVLVDEINRAPAKTQSSLFEVMEERQITYDGTRYKMEEPFLVIGTQNPVEQEGTYPLPEAQLDRFLFKIDLDYPEEQDELEVLKMHHEHQQPTQLIIEEFKLNRERLKEFRDLAKQVIVKEEILDYILKLVRITRTNKDLYLGASPRAGVALLNASKAWACLQGRDFVTPDDIAYVIKPILRHRLIMTAEKEMEGENMDRVIDRIIHTVEVPR; this is encoded by the coding sequence ATGGAAGAAAACGCAATCAATAACTTCGAAAATAGAATTGATACTTCATCCCTAATTCAAGATTTAAATAAGTTAAGAGAGGGAATTAGTAAAGTTGTTAAGGGGCAACAAAAAACTATAGATTTATTATTAACTGCTATCCTGGCCGATGGTCATGTTTTATTAGAAGGTGTACCAGGAGTGGCCAAAACATTAACGGCAAAAACACTTTCTATAATGATTGAAGGAGAGTATTCTCGTATTCAGTTTACGCCAGATTTAATGCCATCGGATGTAATTGGTACAAATGTTTACAATGCCGCTTCAAATACTTTTGATTTTAGAAAAGGACCTATTTTTGGAAACATTGTTTTAGTAGATGAGATAAATAGAGCACCTGCAAAAACACAGTCGTCTTTATTTGAAGTAATGGAAGAAAGACAAATTACTTATGATGGCACTAGGTATAAAATGGAAGAACCCTTTTTAGTAATTGGTACACAGAACCCAGTAGAACAAGAAGGAACATACCCTTTGCCAGAAGCTCAACTCGATCGTTTTCTTTTTAAAATAGATTTAGACTATCCAGAAGAACAAGATGAGCTAGAGGTTTTAAAAATGCACCATGAACACCAACAGCCAACACAGTTAATTATCGAAGAATTTAAGCTGAACAGAGAGCGATTAAAAGAGTTCAGAGACTTAGCAAAACAGGTAATTGTGAAAGAAGAAATTCTTGATTACATTCTTAAATTGGTGCGTATAACTAGAACAAATAAAGACTTGTATTTGGGAGCGTCTCCAAGAGCAGGAGTAGCGTTATTGAATGCATCAAAAGCTTGGGCATGTTTGCAAGGTAGAGATTTTGTTACACCAGATGATATTGCTTATGTTATAAAACCAATTTTAAGACACCGTTTAATCATGACGGCAGAGAAAGAGATGGAAGGGGAGAATATGGACCGTGTAATAGATAGAATTATTCATACTGTAGAAGTCCCAAGATAA
- a CDS encoding DUF4350 domain-containing protein, whose product MKNFNKQYLFLGIAVVLYLVLTLTSGTKTDWDIHYKSFESSPYGTAALTQLLKAPEVKMEVENLRLTPYEIYDSLSESYSDNNLIIIGNQLELDKVSIESMLREAKNGRSILLAAEEFNRLLKDTLGFTTDNNYSSIQIKDFDLKNGVNLEIDSVSLKTANNVAYFSDFELISSFNNYNTFTTKVLAKNENDTPVFIKVSVGNGAIYLLSTPKILTNIALLNNSNYKLISDIITTLPEGKYIRTEYYTLGRVGHQSLFRVILSKLGLKEALQLLLLLLLIYLVFEAKREQRPLPEITPLANESIGFIKTLSHLYVTNGTNKSILVKRKRYLLNHIRNKYYVNLTTDEIDQDIVLLSLRSGIKEEELRQLFITVDKEITNPLTDGGFISANKLIDNFYSKEI is encoded by the coding sequence ATGAAAAACTTTAACAAACAATACTTATTCTTGGGTATTGCTGTCGTTCTTTATCTTGTTTTGACACTTACCTCTGGTACAAAAACGGATTGGGATATTCATTATAAATCATTCGAAAGTAGTCCGTATGGAACTGCAGCCTTAACACAATTATTAAAGGCTCCAGAGGTAAAGATGGAAGTGGAAAACCTACGTCTAACACCTTATGAAATTTATGATTCTTTATCTGAGAGCTACAGTGATAATAATCTTATCATTATAGGTAATCAATTAGAATTAGATAAAGTGAGTATCGAATCAATGTTAAGAGAGGCTAAGAATGGTAGATCAATTTTACTAGCTGCAGAAGAGTTTAACCGCCTTTTAAAAGATACTTTAGGTTTTACTACAGATAATAACTATTCATCTATTCAAATAAAAGATTTTGATTTAAAGAACGGTGTGAATTTAGAGATTGACTCTGTAAGTTTAAAAACGGCAAACAATGTTGCGTATTTTTCTGATTTTGAGTTAATAAGCTCATTCAATAATTACAATACTTTTACGACTAAAGTATTGGCAAAAAATGAAAATGACACTCCCGTATTTATAAAAGTTAGCGTAGGAAACGGAGCGATTTACCTATTAAGTACACCAAAAATACTCACTAATATAGCTCTCTTAAATAACAGCAATTATAAACTAATAAGTGATATAATTACCACGTTACCAGAGGGAAAGTATATCAGAACAGAATATTATACATTAGGACGTGTTGGGCATCAGTCTTTATTTAGAGTTATACTTTCTAAACTAGGGCTAAAAGAGGCACTTCAATTACTGCTTTTATTACTACTCATTTACCTTGTTTTTGAAGCAAAAAGAGAACAACGTCCACTACCGGAAATTACACCTCTAGCCAACGAGAGTATCGGTTTTATCAAAACATTAAGCCATCTGTACGTAACTAATGGAACGAATAAATCTATTCTTGTAAAAAGAAAAAGATACCTCCTTAATCATATCAGAAACAAATATTATGTCAACTTAACTACCGATGAAATTGACCAAGATATAGTATTACTATCGCTTAGATCAGGTATTAAAGAAGAAGAATTAAGGCAGCTTTTTATAACAGTTGATAAGGAGATAACCAATCCACTAACAGACGGAGGCTTTATAAGTGCCAACAAATTAATAGACAATTTTTATTCTAAAGAAATATAA
- a CDS encoding glycerophosphoryl diester phosphodiesterase membrane domain-containing protein, whose translation MQTEQFDFNKERGLGEKIEFTFSFWKENFKVILISILTLVTPFGIVGGGMTTYVTASMTKGVLTNPMDSDPFAMVANPLFIIGNILIIFSFIMLTSVGTAIIKVYLENEELTATKIRESAISNLRKIFGISVASYFLIFIGSMAFLIPGIYLAIGFSLAVPLVVFENASISEALSKSRKLVSGNWWSTLGYLIVISFIASFFGSIISFVGGLFSGVNAESLLSSNGEFSSTYSFVLLTINFISNLVTPVFYVIVYFGIVVQYFSLKEQKEATSILNDVEAMS comes from the coding sequence ATGCAAACAGAACAATTTGACTTTAACAAAGAGAGAGGTCTTGGAGAAAAGATCGAGTTTACTTTTAGTTTTTGGAAAGAAAACTTCAAGGTTATCTTAATAAGCATACTTACACTTGTAACACCATTTGGAATTGTTGGTGGTGGTATGACTACATATGTAACAGCTAGTATGACTAAAGGTGTTTTGACGAATCCTATGGATAGCGACCCTTTTGCTATGGTTGCAAACCCATTATTTATTATTGGTAATATTTTAATTATTTTCAGTTTTATAATGCTTACATCAGTAGGTACTGCTATAATAAAAGTTTATTTAGAAAATGAAGAATTAACAGCAACAAAAATTAGAGAAAGTGCAATTTCTAATCTAAGAAAGATTTTTGGTATATCTGTTGCGTCCTATTTTCTTATTTTTATTGGTAGTATGGCATTCTTAATTCCCGGAATTTACCTTGCTATAGGTTTTTCTCTTGCTGTACCTCTTGTAGTATTCGAGAATGCATCTATTTCAGAAGCTCTTTCAAAGAGTAGAAAATTAGTAAGTGGTAATTGGTGGTCAACTTTAGGTTACTTAATCGTAATTTCTTTCATAGCTAGCTTTTTTGGTTCAATTATATCTTTTGTTGGAGGCTTATTTTCGGGAGTTAATGCTGAATCTTTATTGTCTTCTAATGGTGAATTTTCAAGTACATATTCATTTGTACTATTAACCATTAACTTCATATCAAATTTAGTTACTCCTGTGTTTTACGTAATTGTTTATTTTGGAATTGTTGTTCAATATTTCTCTTTGAAAGAGCAGAAAGAAGCAACAAGTATCTTAAATGATGTAGAAGCAATGAGCTAA
- a CDS encoding stage II sporulation protein M translates to MKEPIFILKNQNKWQTIEQALNKPTVSPDLLASYYKSLSEDLSYAQTFYPESEVTFYLNGLSIKYHERIYTNKKEKTSRIRTFWIEEVPYEMARNRKQILYALAVFLVSCVIGVFSAHHDGEFVRLILGDGYVNMTLENIANGKPMDVYASGSEIEMFTYITLNNIKVSFLAFAFGIFSSFGTGVLLFRNGIMLGSFQYFFYQKGVLEASLLSIWTHGTLEITAIIFAGGAGFVLGNSLLFPKYKKRMDSVKEGTKSGLKIIIGLIPIFIIAGFLEGFVTRQVDWPLPIRLFFIITSFSFIIFYYFYHANKVFERRQV, encoded by the coding sequence ATGAAAGAACCAATATTTATTCTAAAAAACCAGAATAAATGGCAAACTATAGAACAAGCTTTAAACAAACCAACAGTTTCTCCCGATTTGCTTGCCTCTTATTATAAATCTCTGAGTGAAGATTTATCGTATGCGCAGACATTTTACCCAGAAAGTGAGGTAACATTTTATTTAAACGGTTTGTCTATAAAATACCATGAAAGAATATATACCAATAAAAAAGAGAAAACGTCTAGAATAAGAACATTTTGGATAGAAGAGGTGCCTTATGAAATGGCTCGCAATAGAAAACAGATATTGTATGCTTTAGCAGTCTTTTTAGTGAGTTGTGTTATAGGTGTGTTTTCAGCACATCATGATGGTGAATTTGTTCGTCTAATTTTAGGTGATGGTTATGTGAATATGACGCTTGAAAATATAGCAAATGGTAAACCCATGGATGTATATGCTTCTGGAAGTGAAATAGAGATGTTTACATATATCACCCTAAATAACATAAAAGTCTCTTTTTTAGCTTTTGCATTTGGGATATTCTCAAGTTTTGGAACGGGAGTACTTCTTTTTAGAAATGGTATTATGTTAGGCTCTTTTCAATATTTTTTTTATCAGAAAGGTGTTCTTGAAGCATCTTTATTAAGTATCTGGACGCACGGTACTTTAGAAATAACGGCGATAATTTTTGCTGGAGGGGCAGGGTTTGTACTCGGAAATTCTTTACTTTTTCCAAAGTATAAGAAACGAATGGATAGCGTAAAAGAAGGGACAAAGAGTGGACTCAAAATTATTATAGGTCTTATTCCCATCTTTATTATAGCAGGTTTTTTAGAGGGTTTTGTCACCCGACAAGTTGATTGGCCATTGCCTATACGTCTATTCTTTATTATTACTTCATTTAGCTTCATCATATTTTATTATTTCTATCATGCAAACAAAGTTTTTGAAAGACGACAAGTTTAA